Within Desulfobacter sp., the genomic segment GATTTCCTCTATGGTGCTGCCCGGATGGTAGGAGGCCAGATAGGCCTCCTTGGTCTCGGGATCGAATCGGAGTACCCCCTTGTTGGTGATCAGGGCATGGGGGCCGGTATTTTCATCCATTCCCCATTTTCTGCGGGCCCCGGGGCCGTCGATATACCCGGGGGTGGTGATGAAATCCACATGGTGGGCCAGCCGCCGTTTGTCGTGGAGGGCGATGATCAGGGTCTTTTTGGCCAGGGCGCCGATGGGATTGGCCCCGCCGCTGCCCGGCAGCCGGGTTTTGGGGCGGTTGTAGTCGCCGATGACCGTGGTGTTGATATTCCCGAAGCGGTCCACCTGGCTGCCGGAGAGAAATCCCACATCCACACGGCCGGCCTGGAGAAACATGCCCATGATATCCACCAGTCCGCCGATCATGGCGGCCCCCGGGTTGAGGCAGGGGTCTCCCACGGAGAGAGCCGGGCGCAGCGGTTTTGCGTCGATGACGCCGGACTCCTGCATCATCACCGCGTTGGGGGCATGCATATGCTTGGCAATATTGGCGGACATGGTGGGAAAACCGGTTCCCACGATGACCAGATCCTGGTCGGATATTTCCCTGGCCCCGCAGCAGGCCATTAGTTCGGGCTTGATATAGGGTTTATCATTCATTATCTGCATCCTTGTATCTTGGGTTTAATAGGCGTAGCTCACCGGAAATCCGTAATCGAATTTGGCCTTAAGCTTATCGAAGGCCCCGTACCCGAACCGGTCGATATAATGCTGGATATAGGCGGTCCTGTCCTCAATTCCGTATACCCATTCATCCAGGAATTTTTCAAAATCCTCCTGGGTGTTGGAGGCCTGCTGGTAGACATAGCCGAATGAAAAATCCGTATCGTAGAACCCAGGGGTGTAACCGGGATGGGCCCCGAAGGGTTCCTCCACCACGGCCGCCACCCGGGTGCCGGAGACGATGGTTCTGGAGGGGTCCTTGCCGATGGTTTCCCTATCCACCAGCCGTTCGCAGGAGACGATCACCTTTTTGGCGGCATTGGCCCCGTACATGCAGTCCCCTCCGATGCCCCACATCTGGGCATTGCCCGCCTCATCGGCCTGCTGGACATGGATGATGGCCACATCGGGATTAAGCGCCGGCACCACCACCGTGGGGCTGCCGTCAAAGGGGTTGTCTATGAGCTTGTACTTATTCTCCCCCATAAACGAGGAGACATTGAGCAGATCCGAACCGGCCATATCCCGCACCGGCACAAAGGGCATGCCCATGGCCCCGGCCATGAGCATCATGGGCAGGGAGAGGTTGGTGTACTCCTCCACCTGGATGGGGTGGGGAATCCCTTTTTCCACGGCCCGCCTATAGCAGCGTCCCAGGCCGTAGATGCCCAGGGACAAAAATGTGGAGATAAACCCCTTGACGCATCCGGCGCCGATCAGCATGTCAAAATCGTCTGCGGCATTGCTCCGCGTGACGGTCAGCTCCCGTTTTTTCTGGCGGATGATTTCATGGACGGCGGAAAAGGGGGTTCTGCAGATATACCCGCCCATGAATAAAATATCCCCGTCCCGGACATGGTCGGCGATGGCCTCTTTCATGGTTACAACTTTATTCATATCGACCTCTTTTCTTTGGGTTGCAGCCTTTAGAAACTGAATTCGAACCGGTTGATGATCTCTTCCTGGGCGATGTCGCTGAGCTTGGTGAACAGGGCCGAATACCCTGAAATCCGGACCACCAGGTCCGGGTAGAGTTCAGGATTGTCCCGGGCATGGCAGAGGGTTTCCTTGTTGACCATATTAAACTGGACCTGGGCCCCGCCTCTGCGGAAATAGGCCCGGATCAGGGCACAGAACAGATCCGGGTCCACGGACTTGCCGTCAAAGCGCATGTTCAGGTTGGCCCCGTTGTATATCCGGTCCAGGGGCAGCTTGGTGACCGAATTCATCAGGGCGGTGGGGCCTTCAAAGGTGACGCCGTTGGAGGGGGTGATCCCGTTGCCCAGGATGTCCCCGGCCCAGCGGCCGTCGGGGGAGGCCCCGGTAAACGCGCCCATGGTGATATGGAAACCCACGGAAAATATCCCCGGCCAGAAGGCCCCGCCCCTATAATGTTTCCGGCCCTCGAGGGCCAGGGCCAGGTGGTCCGCTACCTTAGCCGCCATGGCATCGGCGTCCCCATGGTCGTTGCCGTATTTGGGAACCTGACTCAACAGGAATTCCCTTTTGTCTTCGGCATCGGTCCAGTCTTCTGCCAGCCATTGGGAGAGTTCTTCCAGGGTGAACCGTTTTTCCTCGAACACGGCCCTCTTAAGGGCAAAAAGGCTGTCCGCCGTATTGGAAAACCCCATGAACTGGACCCCGGTGGCATTGTAGACGGCCCCGCCCCGGGTCAGGTCCATCCCCTTGTCCATGGGCCCCTGGATCATGGACGAGGCAAAGGGAGAGGGCAGGATATCGGCAATGGTCTGGTCCAGGCAAAAGATGCCCTTCACCATCTGGCCGATGAAGTGGGACACCTGGGCATCATAGGCATCAAATACCCGGTCAAAGTCGGAAAGGGTTTCCGGAACACCGGTCTCAGGGCCGGACAGATATCCGAAGATATTGTCCACCCCGTTGCTCAGGGCCAGTTCCAGGCATTTCATCAGATTAAACTGGACCGCAAAGGTGGACCCGAAGGTTTTACCCTGGGCATTGGGCTCCAGGCAGCCCACCACCCCGTAATCCCGGGCGTCTTCCAGGGTATGTCCCCCCTTGACCAGGGTGCTGACAATGGTCCGGTCATTGAAAAAATGGAGGAGCACCCCCTCCCTGGCGTACTGGGCCGCCTTTTTGAACAGGCCTCCCATGGGGGGGGATTGGCCGGTATCCGGGCCCAGGCGGACCCCGAAATTGGGCTGGACCGTCCGGATGGATGCGTAGGCGTCCAGGATCACATGGCTCAGGCCGTTGGCGGCGTCCCGGCCGTCGCGGCCGACCCCGCCCACGGTCACGTTCTGGGTGGTCTTTCCCTCGGTGCCTTCGCCCCCCGGGATGTAGGCCTCTTCCAGGACATTCCAGATTTCGTTAAGCTTGAGAAAGAGCAGGCAGATCAATTCCCGGGCCGAATCCTCTGTGATCCTGCCGGCCTCAATGTCCGCCTGATAATAGGGATAAAGGATCTGGTCCAGCCGGCCCAGGGAGACGGAATTGCCCCCGGTTTCAATCTGGGCCGCAAGATGGATAAAATAAACGGACTGGACCGCCTCATGGAAACTTTCGGCCGGATACTCCGGCACCCTGGCGCAGATGTCTGCAACCCGTTCCAGTTCGGCCCTCCGGACGGGATTTTTTTCTGCTCCAGCCATTTCCCGGGCGGTGCGGGCATACCTGCCGGCAAAGCGGCAGACCCCTTCCATGGACCGGATGGCTGCCCGGTAAAAGATCCCTTTTTCCCCTGATTTTTCCCCGGGCTTTTCATCTTGACACTTATCATCTAGGGCCAGGGCATCCAGGTGCTGCCGGGCATCCGCTATCATTCCGGAAAGTCCCCTGGAGAGTACCCGGGTGTGGTCCATGGTAAAATGGCCGATCCCATAGGTGATCTGGAGCATGAAGGTGAAAATATACTTGTCCATGTCCCCTGCCACGTCCGGGTCCAGCCGCTGCTCGAAAATATCCTCCACGGACCGGCCTTCCCAGAAGGGCAGAATCCTGTTTTTCAGTTCCTCTTTTTCTTCCGGGGTGATCAGGGCCCGCTGGACCTGGCGGCGGTCAAAATTGTCCACATCCCCCCGGATCCAGCGGTTCTTGTTTTCCGGAAACAGGGGGGCGCCCTTGAGTTTGGCGGTCCTGCACCCCACAATGAGTTCGTCCTCCCGGATGACGACCCGGATCTGGTTCAGGATCTCTCCAAATGCCCGGCTCATGCGTGTCAGGGGATGGGCATCCCAGTGTCGCGCCATGGATCCGGTGATGTATCGAGCCCGTTCCACACAGACTTCCTGGGGCGCGTTGATGATCCGCTCCCGGATCCGCGCCACCCGCTGGGTGGATGCAGGCAAAGATTCGGCCTTCATAGGAATCTCCCTTTTGACGGCCCGCCTCGGCGGGCAGGGTTATGTCCAAGGCGTCCCTTAAAACAGGGCCGCAACAGCACTTACTTGATATTCATATGACTGAGAAGAATATGGTCCCGTATGGGGCCCGGAAGCACCTTGTTGAGAAAAAGAAAAAAGGTGCTCATGAAATCCACCTGGTTGTGGAGTTTTGGCTTTTTCGCCTTAAGAACCTTATATATCCGCCGGGCTGCGGCCTCGGGTGTGGTGGCGTCTTTGATCAATTCGTTGTCCCGGGAGATAAACCGGCCGGCCCGCTCCCTGTAAACCGAGGCTTCCGGCGGAAGGGTATGGATTTTTGAGGCGAATGCCGTGGAAACCTGGGCCGGTTCGATGAGGGCCACCTGTATGCCGAAGGGCTTGACCTCCATACGGATGGCCTGGACCATGCCCTCTATGGCGAATTTGGTTGCCGTGTACACCGACTCAAATGGGAAGGGGATCTGGCCCACCAGGGAGGACATGGCCACAAGCTTCCCCTTGCCCTGGCTACGCATGGCCGGGATAAAGGCCTGGAAGACTGCGGCCGTCCCCATGACATTGATATCCAGGCATTGTGCCGCCCGGTCCAGGTCCACCTCCTCAAAGGGGCCGAAGAAGCCGATGCCGATATTGGATAATACCGTATCCACCCGGCCGAACCGTTCAAGCACCCGGTCCTTGAATTCCCTGACCCTGTCCCGGTCCAGGATATTAATCTGTTCAAGGAGGTGGTCAGCGCCCAACCGGTCAAGCTCCCGGCCCAGGCTTTCAAGATCTTCCTGGTTCATATCAAACCCTGCGATACTGTCTCCGGACCGGGCCAGCATTTCGGCCACCTGCCGGCCCATGCCCTGGGCCAGGCCAGTGATGACGACAACCTGCTTCATGATCTGCCTCCTTAAATTATTGTTTTTTTTGTAATCTTATATCGGGGATAACCGCCGGGGTTATCCGTGTGCCGCCTCCATCTCCCCGGGCCGCACTTCAAGCTGCGCCGCCTTAAGTTGGGCCATGGAGCCCTCAAAATCCGGGTAGTCCATGGTGAAACCGGTGGCTTTCAGCTTGGCGTTGTCCACAATATAGTCCTGGTATAAATATTTGACGGCCTCGTATTCCAGATCCGGGATCCGGCCCTTCATCCGGGCGGCAAAA encodes:
- a CDS encoding CoA-transferase subunit beta, with translation MNDKPYIKPELMACCGAREISDQDLVIVGTGFPTMSANIAKHMHAPNAVMMQESGVIDAKPLRPALSVGDPCLNPGAAMIGGLVDIMGMFLQAGRVDVGFLSGSQVDRFGNINTTVIGDYNRPKTRLPGSGGANPIGALAKKTLIIALHDKRRLAHHVDFITTPGYIDGPGARRKWGMDENTGPHALITNKGVLRFDPETKEAYLASYHPGSTIEEIIEHTPWDLNISDTVQETQPPTPEELEVLRTVLDPFGMISIYEKKGYV
- a CDS encoding CoA transferase subunit A, whose product is MNKVVTMKEAIADHVRDGDILFMGGYICRTPFSAVHEIIRQKKRELTVTRSNAADDFDMLIGAGCVKGFISTFLSLGIYGLGRCYRRAVEKGIPHPIQVEEYTNLSLPMMLMAGAMGMPFVPVRDMAGSDLLNVSSFMGENKYKLIDNPFDGSPTVVVPALNPDVAIIHVQQADEAGNAQMWGIGGDCMYGANAAKKVIVSCERLVDRETIGKDPSRTIVSGTRVAAVVEEPFGAHPGYTPGFYDTDFSFGYVYQQASNTQEDFEKFLDEWVYGIEDRTAYIQHYIDRFGYGAFDKLKAKFDYGFPVSYAY
- a CDS encoding SDR family NAD(P)-dependent oxidoreductase; the encoded protein is MKQVVVITGLAQGMGRQVAEMLARSGDSIAGFDMNQEDLESLGRELDRLGADHLLEQINILDRDRVREFKDRVLERFGRVDTVLSNIGIGFFGPFEEVDLDRAAQCLDINVMGTAAVFQAFIPAMRSQGKGKLVAMSSLVGQIPFPFESVYTATKFAIEGMVQAIRMEVKPFGIQVALIEPAQVSTAFASKIHTLPPEASVYRERAGRFISRDNELIKDATTPEAAARRIYKVLKAKKPKLHNQVDFMSTFFLFLNKVLPGPIRDHILLSHMNIK